TTCTGGAGGATAGCTGGACACTTGACGATGGAGACAAAGACATGATCGTGATGTACCATAAGTTCGGTTATGAGTTGGATGGCAAAAAAAAGCAAATAGATGCCAGTATGGTCGTCATCGGCGAAAACAGGACCCATACCGCCATGGCCAAGACTGTAGGTTTGCCCGTGGCCATGGCGACCCTTGACATTTTGAATAGAAAAATAACCACCCCTGGGGTGCAGATACCCATCTCAAAAGAGGTCTACAGACCCATTCTTTCAGAGCTTGCCGAATACGGTATCCGTTTTAATGAGTTCGATGCCCCGTACCTAGGGTACAACCCTGATTCGGTAGCGGGTTAAACCACTACATCTGGATTTCAAACCTATTTGTTCGTATCTTGGTTTCGATTTGATATCTGATATATGAAAAACTCTAACAATCTGATCAAGATTGATGGCATCGACAAAAAGATTTTAAGGTTTTTGATGGAAGATGCCCGAAAGCCCATTCTTGAAATCGCCCGAAATATCGGTATCTCAGGCGCGGCCATTCATCAACGATTGCGAAAATTGGAAGCATCGGGCCTTATTTCGGGTTCTAAATTTGTTATCAACCCCAAAGTATTGGGCTACACTACCATGGCCTACATCGGTATTTTTTTAGACAAGGCCATGTCGAACCCACGTGCCGTAAAAGAGCTTGAAAAGATTCCAGAGGTCTTGGAGTGCCACTATACCACTGGCAATTGGTCTATCCTCATAAAAGTGCTCTGTAAAGACAATGAGCACCTAATGCAGGTGCTAAACAAAAAGATACAACAAATCGAGGGGGTCTCACGAACAGAAACCTTTATCTCGCTCGACCAACAAATCGACCGGCAGATCACCATATAAAAAAACCCACCCGAAAAAGTGGGCATCTAAATACGAAGTATTAATGGTGATATTATTAATCTCTGGCTCCCAAGACTTGTACGGCCCAGTAGATCAATGATGCCAAAGCGCCCAGAGCCGCTACCAAGTAGGTTCGTGCTGCCCATTTTAGGGCATCCTCAGCACCCTTGTACTCTTGCTGTGATACCATATTTTTTTGTTTTAACCATGCCAAGGCCCGGTTACTCGCGTCGTATTCTACCGGTAGTGTAATAAAGCTGAACAATGTGGCGAGGCCCATCATGATCAGTCCGGCAACGGCAATGTAAAAACCGATACCCCCGGTTGCCCCAGTTGCGGCCATTAGCGCAATGCCGCCAAATACGACCCAAGTACTCATATTGGAGGTTACACTGACCACAGGCACCAACTTTGACCGCATGGTCAACCATTCATAGGCCTGCGCATGTTGCACGGCATGCCCACATTCGTGCGCAGCCACCGCAGCAGCAGCAGCATTACGCTGGCTGTAAACCCCTTCGCTCAGGTTCACTGTTTTGTTCTTGGGGTTGTAGTGGTCGGTCAGCATGCCCGGGGTAGAAATTACCTTTACATCGTAGATTCCATGGTCTTCAAGCATTTTTTGGGCAATCTCTGCCCCACTCATACCATTGCGCAATTGCACTTTGGAGTAGTGCCGAAACTTACTCTTTAATTTTGCGCTCACGGCCCAACTTATCAAGGCAATGGCACCAATAAGTATATAATATGTCATCATAATTATTCGCTTTTCTTGGTCTAAAGTTAAAAAGATCATTATTTGATTCGCGCTAATAAAATGCAAAAATCCCGCCAATCGCTTTTTGCCGTCAATGGCTGACAAAATGTCTCCCCTATTTGTAGCGAATTTTCTGAAGCAACATCAAAAGCGCCAGTAGAGCAATGACCGCATTGGCCAAGATGGTGGCCAGACTTTCGTGGTAAACTCCATAGACCAGTCAAAGAATGGACCCCCGATAAAAAAATGAGGTACATGGTAAGCGACAGGTCGACACCATGGTCTTGTGCTTCAACGCCTTATAAACCTGCGGTATAAAGGCCATGGTGGTACACACCGCGGCGATGAGACCTATGATTTCAATAGTGGGCATAATAAATTGCTAATGTAGCGAAGCAACCGGCTTTTCTTCGAGCAAACCACTTTTCTCTGTTCGAAATTTAGCCAACAATGTTCACAATCTTACCCGGCACGACAATGACTTTTTTCGGGGTGCGCCCGTTCAAGTACTCTTTTGTCTTTTCATGGGCCATAACAGCGGCCTCAATTTCCTCTTTGCCCATATCCGATGGCAGTTGCATCTTAAAGCGAAGCTTACCATTGAAAGAGATGGGATATTCTTTGGTGCTTTCAATCAAATATTTTTCCTCGAATTTTGGGAAAGGCGCAAAGGCAATCGATTCTGTATGCCCCAATTTTTCCCAAAGCTCTTCGGCGATATGGGGCGCATAGGGTGACACCAAAACGGCCAGTGGCTCTAGAATGGCCTTGCTTTTGCACTTCTGGGCGCTCAATTCGTTGACACAGATCATAAATGTAGAGACAGAGGTGTTGAAACTGAAGTTCTCAATGTCTTCCTCAACCTTTTTGATGGTCTTGTGCAAGGTTTTCAGGCTCTCTTCAGATGGTGCAACATCCTCAATGTTTTCGTATAATTTCCAAAGTTTTTTTAAGAAGGAATACACCCCTGTAATCCCTGCCGTGTTCCACGGTTTTGATTGCTCCAACGGACCCAAAAACATCTCGTACAATCGCAGCGAATCGGCCCCGTATTCGTCACAGATCGCATCAGGATTCACCACATTGTATTTCGACTTGGACATTTTCTCCACTTCGCGGCCCACAATATACTTGCCCCCTTCCAATACAAACGCTGCATCTTTATAATCTGGTTGCCATTTCTTAAAGCCTTCCACATCCAACTCATCTGAAGCATTGACCAAAGAAACATCTGCATGAAGAGGTATTACATCCTTCTGACCGACCAATCCCTTAGAGTAAAACGTATTGGCTTGGGCATCTTTATAGACAAAAGCACTCATCCCCGTGATCATCCCTTGGTTAATGAGCTTTCTGGCATATTCGTCTTTGGGCACCAGCCCATTGTCGAACATAAATTTTTGCCAAAAACGTGAGTAGAGCAAGTGCCCCGTGGCATGCTCGCTACCACCAATGTAGAGGTCCACGTCTTGCCAGTAGTTGATGGCCTCCTGCGAGAAGATTTCCTCATTATTTCGAGGATCCATATACCGGTTGAAGTACTGTGAACTGCCTGCCCAGCCTGGCATGGTGTTCAACTCCAACGGAAAAACGGTTTTATGGTCAATCAAATCGTTGCTGACCACTTTATTGGCCCCGACATCCCAAGCCCACTCCGTAGCGTTGCCCAAAGGCGGTTCTCCGGTCTCGGTAGGCAAATATTTTTCCACCTCAGGCAATTCTAGGGGCAAATATCGTTCATCAATCATATGGGGAATGCCGTTTGCATCGTAATAGACGGGGAACGGTTCGCCCCAATAGCGTTGGCGGCTGAAGACGGCATCGCGCAAACGATAGTTGACCTTGCCCTTGCCGTGTCCGATCTTTTCCAACTCATCGATAATTTTTCGAAACGCATCTTTATAGGAAAGCCCGTTCAAAAAGTCAGAATTGGCGATGACTGTATTCTCTTTGTCTGAAAAAGCCTCTTCAGAAATATCAACCCCTTCAAAAATATTCGGTATGTCTATGCCAAAGTGCTTTGCAAAATCATAATCGCGCTGATCGCCACAGGGCACGGCCATAACGGCACCGGTTCCATAGCTGGCCAACACGTAGTCGCCAATCCAGATGGGAATGGGCTCTTTGGTGAACGGATGTTCTGCATACGCGCCCGTGAACACCCCTGAAATAGTTTTCACATCGGCCAATCTATCACGCTCTGAACGTTTGGCGGTGGCCTCCACATAGGCCTCGACCGCTGCTTTTTGTTCCGGTGTGGTTATTTGGCCGACCAGTTCGTGCTCAGGGGCCAAGGTCATAAACGATACCCCGAAAAGGGTATCGGGACGGGTGGTAAAAACCTCGATTTGGGCATCGTGGTCTTTGACATTAAAAGTCACCGAAGCCCCTTCGCTTCTACCAATCCAATTGGTCTGCGAATCCTTTAACGGTTGCGGCCAGTCGATGGTATCAAGCCCATCCAATAAACGCTGGGCGTATGCAGTGATGCGCATCATCCACTGCGTCATTTTTTTGCGTACCACAGGGTGGCCGCCCCTTTCGGAAACGCCGTTCACAATTTCATCGTTGGCAAGAACCGTTCCCAAGGCCGGGCACCAGTTGACTTTAGCGTCGGCGAGGTAGGTCAAGCGATATTTCAGCAACATGCGCTGTTTATCGGCTTCTGAGAATTGGTTCCAATCTTCAGCTGAAAAGACAGGCGTATCATCATCACAGGCAGCGTTCACCTTTGAATTGCCTTCCTTCCCAAATCGGGCCACCAATGTATCGATGGGCTCCGCTTTGTCAGTATCATTGTTGTACCAAGAATTGAAGAGTTGGATAAAAACCCACTGCGTCCATTTATAATAGTTAGGATCCGAAGTGCGCACCTCACGGCTCCAATCAAAAGAAAATCCGAGACGGTCCAATTGCTCGCGATACCTGTTGATATTGGCCTCTGTGGTGATGGCGGGATGTTGCCCTGTTTGTATGGCATACTGTTCGGCAGGAAGGCCAAAAGAATCGTACCCCATGGGATGCAGCACGTTATAGCCCTTGTGGCGCTTGTAACGCGCGTAAATATCGCTGGCTATATACCCCAGTGGATGCCCCACGTGCAAGCCGGCCCCAGAGGGGTAAGGAAACATATCCAACACATAATATTTGGGCTTGTCAGAATTATTGTTCGCCTTAAAGGTTTGGTTCTTGGCCCAGTAATCTTGCCACTTCTTCTCTATCCTTCTAAAATCGTAGCTCATCAATCGGTTTGTCTTTAAATTTCGTATGTCATATCGAGCATGGTCGAGATATCAAACAAATCATTCGGTTTCTTGTTCCTTTGAATAACAAAAACAGATTCCATTTGAAGCGCAAAAATAGGGTTAATCCCTTTAAAACCGATTTACTTTTCTATTTTTACACTATCAAATGGTGCTATGAGCCAGTACATTGAACGATATCAACGGCGACGGTTGATTTCCTCCTATTTTTCGGTTGTGTTGAGCATTGGCCTGGTGCTTTTTTTGCTGGGCGTGCTAGGCATGTTGGTGTTGAACACCAAAAAATTGGCCGATCACTTTAAGGAACAGATCACCATTTCGGTTTTTTTGAAAGACAATGCCAAGCCCGTGGAAATCGACCAACTTCAAAAAAGTCTGGCCATGGCCGAATACACCAAATCGGCCGTGTATGTTTCAAAAGAAGATGCAGCCGAACAATACAGTGAGGATATAGGCGAGAATTTTCAAGAGTTTTTGGGGTACAACCCCTTGAAAAACTCGATCGACGTAAACCTGAAGGCCGACTATGTGACCCCAGAACAACTTGTTGAAATAGCCGAGGATCTAGAGGGCAAAACCTATGTGGATGAGGTCAGCTACGACAAGCCCCTGATCGAATTGTTGAACGAGAACGTCAAGAAAATTAGCCTTTGGATACTGATTGCAAGTGCCGTGTTCACAGTAATTGCCGTTTTGTTGATCAACAGCTCTATACGGCTGTCGATCTACTCAAAAAGGTTTATTATCAAGACCATGCAAATGGTCGGGGCCACCAAGACCTTTATACGGCGGCCCTTTGTCTATACCAACATAAAACTGGGCATGCTGGGGGCACTACTGGCCTTGATCGCTCTCGCTGTTCTGCTCTACTATGTGAACAAGAATTTTCCTGAGCTGAACCTGTTTCAAGATGTAACCTTGTTGGCCATATTGTTCGTAGGAGTTTTTGTGTTGGGCATAGCAATCTCATGGATCAGCACCCATTTTGCCACCCAACGCTTTCTCAACCTTAGAACCGACGATCTTTATTACTAACTTTGCGGCATGGGCAAAAAGAACAAACAGGCTCCCAAGCAACAACGGGAGTTTATCTTTGAAAAGAAAAACTACATATTCCTCTTTATTGGACTGGCTTTTATGGCCTTGGGCTTTATTTTGATGAGTGGCGGTGGCAGTGATGACCCAAATGTGTTCAATCCTGATATCTACAGTTTTCGCAGAATCCGTTTGGCCCCGACCTTGGTCCTAATTGGTTTGGGCATACAGATTTATGCCATATTGTTGAATCCGAAGAAAAAGAGCAGATAACTATGGAAACCATTGACGCCATCATTCTTGGCATAATTCAGGGATTGACCGAATTTTTGCCGGTCTCCTCAAGCGGTCATCTAGAACTGGGCAAAGCTATTTTGGGTGCCGATGCACTACCAGAAGAAAGCCTTTTGTTCACAGTGGTTCTGCATTTTGCAACCGCACTCAGTACCATTGTCGTTTTTCGCAAAGATGTGTGGGATATTCTCAAGGGACTCTTTCAGTTCAAATGGAACGAAGAGACCCAATTTGCCGTTAAGATTGTCATTTCAATGGTGCCGGCGGCTTTGGTCGGCTTTTTTCTACAAGATTATATGGAAGTGTTTTTCGACGGCGCCATCATTATTGTGGGCTTTATGCTAATTATAACGGCCATCTTGCTCTATTTGGCAGATTTGGCCAAGACCACTGACAAAGGGGTTACCTTCAAAAATTCATTTGTTATCGGCATGGCGCAGATGGTGGCCATGTTGCCCGGCATCTCGCGAAGTGGGGCAACCATTTCGGCGGCAGTACTGTTGGGCATCGACAAGACCAAATCGTCACGGTTTTCGTTTTTGATGGTCGTCCCGTTGATCATAGGCAAGATGGCCAAAGACGTGCTGGGCGGTGAAATCAATTTTCAGAGTGATGAAACCTTTGCCATGGGAGCAGGCTTTTTGGCTGCTTTCATAGCCGGCCTTGTAGCATGCACTTGGATGATCAAATTGGTACGCCAAAGCAAACTGACCTATTTCGCCATCTATTGCCTGCTAGTAGGGCTTATCGCCATTGGATGGAGTATTTGGGGAGCCCCATGACCCCTTTAGGTAGCAAGGAAGCAAAATGTTCTTATCAATGAACGCTAACAGCAAAGAAGATTTTCTTGAGGGCCAAGTTCTCTTGATAGACAAACCCTATGAATGGAGTTCTTTTCAAGCCCTGAACAAGGTCAAGTGGGCCATGAGAAAAAAATTCAACCTCAACAAAAAGTTCAAAATAGGGCATGCCGGTACGCTAGACCCCTTGGCCACCGGTCTTTTGATAATCTGTACAGGCAGGTTCACCAAAAAGATACCTGAAATACAGGGTCAGGCAAAAGAGTACACCGGCACGTTCACCTTGGGAGCCACCACGCCCTCGTACGATTTGGAGACCGGGGTCGATGCCACATTTCCGACCAGGCATATCGACGAAGCGGCCATAGAAAAAATCATTCCCGGTTTTATGGGCAAAATTCAACAGATACCGCCCCTCTTTTCTGCCCTAAAAAAAGATGGCAAACGGCTGTACGAACTGGCCCGCGAGGGCAAATCGGTCGAAATAAAGGCGAGGACCATCGAAATCCATGATTTTGAGATAACCCGTTTCGCCATGCCTGAAGTTGATTTTAGGGTGGTCTGCAGTAAGGGCACCTACATTCGCTCATTGGCGCACGATTTTGGCAAAGCCCTTGGTTCTGGCTCATATTTATCGGCCTTGAGAAGAACCAAAATAGGTGATTACAACGTAAATAAAGCGGTAACCCCAGAAGCATTTGCCCAGCATATTGCCCAGATTGGCTAAATTTTTGCGGTTTGCTTTTCTGTACAGAATAAAATATTTTGTAAAAAAAGGGGTTATTATATCACTATGGACTTGAATAGGAAGCAGTTATCGCTATTGATCACCATCTTCTCGATGTCAATCATCGTACTGGTGGCCTATAGTATACGTCTGGGTGCCAAGCAAGAAGATGAATATGTCATAGAGATGGCCCTTAGTGAAGAAGACCTGGAAGAACTGCTCAAGGAAGAAGAACAGCGATTGGAAGAGATTGCGCAGAACGACCCCATAAAAACCCACAGGGCTTTCAACGAGACCGCCAAACCCAGTGTGGCAAAT
This portion of the Flagellimonas lutaonensis genome encodes:
- a CDS encoding Lrp/AsnC ligand binding domain-containing protein, yielding MKNSNNLIKIDGIDKKILRFLMEDARKPILEIARNIGISGAAIHQRLRKLEASGLISGSKFVINPKVLGYTTMAYIGIFLDKAMSNPRAVKELEKIPEVLECHYTTGNWSILIKVLCKDNEHLMQVLNKKIQQIEGVSRTETFISLDQQIDRQITI
- a CDS encoding zinc metallopeptidase, with amino-acid sequence MMTYYILIGAIALISWAVSAKLKSKFRHYSKVQLRNGMSGAEIAQKMLEDHGIYDVKVISTPGMLTDHYNPKNKTVNLSEGVYSQRNAAAAAVAAHECGHAVQHAQAYEWLTMRSKLVPVVSVTSNMSTWVVFGGIALMAATGATGGIGFYIAVAGLIMMGLATLFSFITLPVEYDASNRALAWLKQKNMVSQQEYKGAEDALKWAARTYLVAALGALASLIYWAVQVLGARD
- a CDS encoding PQ-loop domain-containing transporter gives rise to the protein MPTIEIIGLIAAVCTTMAFIPQVYKALKHKTMVSTCRLPCTSFFYRGSIL
- the leuS gene encoding leucine--tRNA ligase yields the protein MSYDFRRIEKKWQDYWAKNQTFKANNNSDKPKYYVLDMFPYPSGAGLHVGHPLGYIASDIYARYKRHKGYNVLHPMGYDSFGLPAEQYAIQTGQHPAITTEANINRYREQLDRLGFSFDWSREVRTSDPNYYKWTQWVFIQLFNSWYNNDTDKAEPIDTLVARFGKEGNSKVNAACDDDTPVFSAEDWNQFSEADKQRMLLKYRLTYLADAKVNWCPALGTVLANDEIVNGVSERGGHPVVRKKMTQWMMRITAYAQRLLDGLDTIDWPQPLKDSQTNWIGRSEGASVTFNVKDHDAQIEVFTTRPDTLFGVSFMTLAPEHELVGQITTPEQKAAVEAYVEATAKRSERDRLADVKTISGVFTGAYAEHPFTKEPIPIWIGDYVLASYGTGAVMAVPCGDQRDYDFAKHFGIDIPNIFEGVDISEEAFSDKENTVIANSDFLNGLSYKDAFRKIIDELEKIGHGKGKVNYRLRDAVFSRQRYWGEPFPVYYDANGIPHMIDERYLPLELPEVEKYLPTETGEPPLGNATEWAWDVGANKVVSNDLIDHKTVFPLELNTMPGWAGSSQYFNRYMDPRNNEEIFSQEAINYWQDVDLYIGGSEHATGHLLYSRFWQKFMFDNGLVPKDEYARKLINQGMITGMSAFVYKDAQANTFYSKGLVGQKDVIPLHADVSLVNASDELDVEGFKKWQPDYKDAAFVLEGGKYIVGREVEKMSKSKYNVVNPDAICDEYGADSLRLYEMFLGPLEQSKPWNTAGITGVYSFLKKLWKLYENIEDVAPSEESLKTLHKTIKKVEEDIENFSFNTSVSTFMICVNELSAQKCKSKAILEPLAVLVSPYAPHIAEELWEKLGHTESIAFAPFPKFEEKYLIESTKEYPISFNGKLRFKMQLPSDMGKEEIEAAVMAHEKTKEYLNGRTPKKVIVVPGKIVNIVG
- a CDS encoding cell division protein FtsX, encoding MSQYIERYQRRRLISSYFSVVLSIGLVLFLLGVLGMLVLNTKKLADHFKEQITISVFLKDNAKPVEIDQLQKSLAMAEYTKSAVYVSKEDAAEQYSEDIGENFQEFLGYNPLKNSIDVNLKADYVTPEQLVEIAEDLEGKTYVDEVSYDKPLIELLNENVKKISLWILIASAVFTVIAVLLINSSIRLSIYSKRFIIKTMQMVGATKTFIRRPFVYTNIKLGMLGALLALIALAVLLYYVNKNFPELNLFQDVTLLAILFVGVFVLGIAISWISTHFATQRFLNLRTDDLYY
- a CDS encoding DUF3098 domain-containing protein, which encodes MGKKNKQAPKQQREFIFEKKNYIFLFIGLAFMALGFILMSGGGSDDPNVFNPDIYSFRRIRLAPTLVLIGLGIQIYAILLNPKKKSR
- a CDS encoding undecaprenyl-diphosphate phosphatase is translated as METIDAIILGIIQGLTEFLPVSSSGHLELGKAILGADALPEESLLFTVVLHFATALSTIVVFRKDVWDILKGLFQFKWNEETQFAVKIVISMVPAALVGFFLQDYMEVFFDGAIIIVGFMLIITAILLYLADLAKTTDKGVTFKNSFVIGMAQMVAMLPGISRSGATISAAVLLGIDKTKSSRFSFLMVVPLIIGKMAKDVLGGEINFQSDETFAMGAGFLAAFIAGLVACTWMIKLVRQSKLTYFAIYCLLVGLIAIGWSIWGAP
- the truB gene encoding tRNA pseudouridine(55) synthase TruB — translated: MNANSKEDFLEGQVLLIDKPYEWSSFQALNKVKWAMRKKFNLNKKFKIGHAGTLDPLATGLLIICTGRFTKKIPEIQGQAKEYTGTFTLGATTPSYDLETGVDATFPTRHIDEAAIEKIIPGFMGKIQQIPPLFSALKKDGKRLYELAREGKSVEIKARTIEIHDFEITRFAMPEVDFRVVCSKGTYIRSLAHDFGKALGSGSYLSALRRTKIGDYNVNKAVTPEAFAQHIAQIG